The Pangasianodon hypophthalmus isolate fPanHyp1 chromosome 14, fPanHyp1.pri, whole genome shotgun sequence nucleotide sequence CAGATGTGAAAAGCTGATAAAGACATATCCCAGAAATCTTGACACGTGGGGgttaatacttatgcaaccaacaaaCCTCCACTTATTTccgttacaggaaaatattttGCATCTTTAGACATATTGTAACCTTATCAACTTGCATAACTGTTTCAATATGAGCTCAATGCTAGTGCGTTGTTCCACTTAACAATGCAGTTAAACAAAGGGACTTTTAAACTAATCCAAAACTTGTTCTCTTGATGATATTCAGCCTCAAGTGTTCAGAAAAGATCTTATCTGACGACTAGCTGTTTCCGCTGATTAGATCCACCTCATTTAATACGTTTAATCAAATCAGATCATTTGCATGCACTGACACGTACCGTTTGTTCTCTGTGAAGGTCCACCATGACGGACAGCATCATGAGCAAAGCTGCCACGATGGAAATCCCCATCAACAGCAACGGAGACACGAGAACGTCTGAAGATGACAGTCTCGAACAGGTGAGGGGCTAAAACAACGCTGAAGCAagagctgggtgatatgatacaatataatatcGATACCATGATAAAATGTTACCAAATTTTGCATAAGGTCAGTATTTAAACCCAGTGAATACACTGCTGCAGGTACAGTgtagtaaaatatacagtagctGTGCCATTATTTCCTCTTTTGTGCATTATCAAAgcatttatctctttttttagcaaacctaaatgtcattctaaatctaaaaatattcaTGAAACTGTCGAAGTATTGAGATATTTGTACCATATCACCCAGGATTATCTCTAACTCTAATCGCACACGTCAGTATCGACAAGCTATTAATATAACCTGACATCATTCTGTGATTGCTCGAAACTTGCTTTGTCTCCACATAAAATATTCGATTGAGCCACAATACAAAGACGTGACATGGAATAAATGTTTTGTCTCTGATTTCTGCCTCCATTTTTAAATCACAGTCTGTCTGGTCATTTGTGTAATATATCAGATTGACATTCGCTTTCATTCCTGACTGCACGCTGACATGCCATGTTTTGTCTTTATGTCTCGTTTTTTTGCACAGATTCACTGGAGCTTAGAGAGGAAGGTAGGGAGTCTCTCAGTGGCTGTGATAAAGGAGGAAGTGGCAGTGTGTCCTTAGATTAGTGTCATGTGTCTCCCTTCTGAGTGTTTATGACTTAACACAGCCGTGGGCTTAAATATTCAACATGCTTGTGGGTTTGCTGCGTTTGAACAGCTCCAGCTGTGTATGTTTGAAATATAAGTGCTGTGTGAGTTTTGTACTTTAGTGAGTTCCTAGCTTGCCATTTTAATGCTGCGTTCATGAGGAATGGCAATTGGGGATTTTCTGCTTTACAGTGTTCACACAAACCAAACAGGTTAATTTTTAGGTGTAAAACAATACTTAACTTACTACAGAAATGAATGCCTGTAGTCAGCTTAGTCTTGTTTTATGtctaaaaatttttttctttatataacaACCAAAAAGTGTTGTTTCGTTTCTGCTTAATTTATATTGAAAGTGGATTATGCTCTGATACAGCTCTAAAAATACAAAGCTTGATCAAAACATCTTGTACAACATATTTTAGTATACaactactcacacacacacacacacacacacacacacacacacacacaaacacagttcaTGTTCATACTATGGAATTCCAACTCAGAGAAATGGCGCTCTATTGAGTGGGAAAAAAGCAGGAATTACAAGATAGATGGTTTTCCTTTCCCTATTTGGAAATTTTCCTTTTCCCATTTAGTCATGAATGCAGCATCGGAAAAGAAGCAGAATGTTTTCTGAATGACATGGTCCTAGAACAGTCAAactaaaaaaactaaacatttcCATATTGTTTCATGATGGTTTGTCCAACTGGGAATGGTGTGTGAGCAACATTTTCagtacatttcctttttttagtctctctctctctctctctctctctctcatttaattattcattcttAAAAATTGTTTGAATTGAATTCACGTTTTGTTGCACACGTTTTGTTGCACATAATTCTGtgatttcttttctatttctccGTTTGTTCTATGTTTCTGTATCTgtactgttttttctttctttcttgccatAAACAACTTATGTTAAATCTGAATTCtctaaaaaaatacattgcaGGAATGTTATTTGTGTAACAAGGCACCCTGACTTTTTTAGAATCAGTGCAGTACATTACTGAAGGGCGCGATGAAGTTTACTGTTACACTTGAGTGGTTGTGTGGCTGGAGGAAAGGGTCACGCTGATATCATTTATACGTCTGATATTAAGATTTATTAACCTTAGTGTAAATTATACTGATAAATGTCTTCTACAGGAAAGTGAAGCGGTTTTGAGCAACCAGTCACACTATAGGGCTCTAGGTGGTGCTAACGGCTCACagaaaaatgtgtctgtgtgtgtgtgtgtgtgtgtgtgtgtgtttatttggtaTATGAAGTACACCAGTGAACATTGAATGTATTTTTAGTTCAGCATTGTTTAGTTTTGTGGTAGTAAGTTAGTAGGTTATTTCTAATTGAACggcttgttttatatttttattgttttattgtttacataCTTATCACTTTGTGacttcttgcttttttttttcttaatttgagGAATTATCAGCAGAGACCTGGTTAACCATAATCATTGTTGTTCAATTTTTCACTGTACAAAATTATAATAGAACAAtattatttatctaaaaatctctctctccttattgTTCAGTATTAGAGAGTGATTTATCATATTGGTTAGACCTTTGTGAAATATAATAGGGATGAAATGCTAGAATTTGGAAAAGATGATTTGCTACTGAAATATGAAAACTGGGTtagttagttaaaaaaaaaaaaaaagatatacactgtatggccataagtctgaccctcacacccatatgtggttcttctccaaactgttgccacaaagttggaagctcaCAATTGTCTAGAAAGTCTTCATATGTTGAAGCATTAAGCACCGGacctaagaggcccaaaccggttccagcatgacaatgcccttgtgcacaaagcgagctccatgaagacgtggtttgccaaggttggagtggaagaactcgagtgtcctgcacagagccctgacctcaaccccactgaacacgtttgggatgaactggaacgctgactgaaccccagacctcctcacccaacatcagcgcctgacctcactaatggtcttgtagctgaatgaacacaaatccccacagccacgctccaaaatctagtggaaagccttctcagaagagtggccactgctgggcccttgtaCAAGGCCCTTAGttgtataaataagataaatggaAGTTGGTCtagataagggcatctgccaaatgctgtaaatgtagcagatcttttaaaaaatctagGAATTTCTGATAAACCTTCACTGCAATAGAAGATCATTTTGCATATcgttaaacaaatgaaatgccATTAATGATATTCATTAATGATATATTTTCTGTCAGTGGAATTAGATGACTTCAAACTTGAAATTACTGGagatgtctagaaataggtttttatattgttaaatatCTTTTAAGCATTAAGAGTCACTAGAACAacagtaaatcagtaaataatcATGGACTTTTCTGTAGAATTAAGCTCTCCTGCTGTATTAGAGTAGATGTGGTGTAGCTGTGTTGGTGTTTTCTGAACCGTGCTGGTGGTGTTTATGATGTTCAGGATCTGCAGCAGGTGATGGTGTCTGGGCCGAACCTGAACGAGACGAGTATTGTGTCGGGGGGATACGGAGGATCAGCCGAGGGCATCATCCCCACCGGCTCCATCAAAGGTGCGTGTCATTTGACTCTGTCTCAGCAGATGTcttttaatctcattttaaacTTTGCTTCAAACCTCCAGagtctttaatttttatttatttatttattttgctgaaatgctCTTAGGCCCAGCTATACTTTTCAACGAAGAGTATTTTGAAAGAAGATGCGGAAACGCCCCCATGCCAGGTGTCTTTATGCACCTTGTATATAAACTTATTTTCATATctttcctgttccagctctTTCTGTCACTTTCTACCAGCGAAGTGCACGTgggagaagtttttttttcacttaccTTAGAAAGTTATTGCTCCTTGTCCACAGGCTGAGGACGCAAGAAAACCGAGTGCATGCAAGTTTAACATGGAAAGACTAACATCGGtgtattttattgctgttttttatGTTTCTCACATCAGTAGGGTCCAAAAGTTTTGCACAATATTACACCAGACCTTCAGTGATAGCAGTCAAAATGAAGAGAATAAATATCAGGATGGtagaatttaatatatttgaatgaattaatttcaGCCTGTCTTTGCTCGGAGCTTGAAGTTACTTGGATTTAATGTAGGACCAGTTAGTTCAGCAGGAAGTCACAGCACATTACTCCAGTCTTATTCAAGCTACACTGGCTGTCTGTTAAGTTAAGTTACATTCACTACAAATTCATGCTCATCATATTTAAAGCTCTGAATGGTTTAGCTCAAGCGTATCTTGCTGAGCTCCTGAAGCAGTATAGCCCCGAACACTTCACTCAGCTGAGGCAGGCGTCCAGAGGATCCTGTTAATCCTAGTGGAAGATGTTTTTCTTACATCACCCCAAAACTGTGGAATAGTGTCTCAGAGAAGATAAGGAATGCTATCTTAATAACTATTCTTAATCTTGGGacttaatttgttaaataaaattttcattattaattttcataaatttacagtaaattcaTTAGTGCTGTTCCCTGGTTCTATAATGTGCTTTATCATAAATGCAGTGTTTTGTGCTGCTTCACTTTTGTATGTAAGGCATTTTGAGAAATTGAccctgaaaatgaaatgtcctaaataataataataataataataataataataatttctcaaTAATAGctcaaatatatttatgaaaatgctgtttatgtgtatgttttaGTTTTTGATACCAGATTATGAACAAGTTTATTTCAACATTCGCTACTAAAAATGAGGTTAAAGGCTAATAATAcgataaataatatataataagataaataatatGCTAGAATATTACATTATAGAGCACTAGAGAAAGTATTTAATTGTTTGGCACattgtagtttaaaaaaaataatgtatttttgatacTTTATGTTGTGGCGACTTATGTTTAAAGATGTGACAGAATTCACATACGGTGTTTGTAAGGTTTTTCCCCTTTAAGAGATCAGAGTTTTTTTGGCTTGTGGGTTGTTCGGAAAATAAACTTAGCCAGTTCACGGCTTCAGCATCCAGCTCGCATGTCGTCTCCACTCATTTAATTGCATGAACACCCACAATGTAACACTAGTATGATCACATGAGGATTTCTCAAACAgctaaaaattttaaataatgataacccataaaattaaaacagtttaTAGTTGATCAGCCTAGTATTTGTCCTTCTAAGTGCTCACTCTGACATTTGGACCTTACAGTATGTACATTCTGAAGAACATTAATGCAAATGACACGGATTAACACTTTGTGCAGCATTGTGGAGAGAATGTGCTTCTTTTCAGTGTGCTGGACCTGAGCTGTTGAGcagattcttgttttttttcattgaattGCTGCTCATTCACCTTTTCTTTATCATCTCTATGATGTCTATTgacatcattctctctctgtcctttcaACACTGATTGTTCTCGTCAACCGCTGACTCCTCAAACGCAATCCGTCTTCTCACTGGCTTGTTCGAAACGAACAGAGCATTCACACTGTTGATATTAATCACGTCATTGTCTTGCCCTTTTGTATTCTGtttgagtttatttttttctaaaactcATTGCCATTGATCTCACTGCATGTGTTAAATCTAATCCCTCTATTTggtgaaataaataattggAACCTCTCCAATCTCACCTTTATTCTCCATTCATGTCCACTCATTTCAGCCCTTCGCTCCAAATCTAGGGACTTTCCACCCAGTCATTCAGCTGCTGGTCGGATATCATGCCAGCCAGATCATTACCCAGGTATCCCAGTGGTCCTCCTGTCCTTCACATCATTTCATGTCTGTTCAGTCAATCAACATTATATCTCATGTTTTTGTCATAGTGACAGTGAAATCTTTGGAACTTTTTGGTAAAATCAGAAGGTTAATGATCTCTACATTCAAGCAGTAGTATTTCCTCTCATTTCCTCTagctcccagcatgcaccacaGTCACAGTAATCCAAGCATGACGTCAGAGGAGGCCACGCGTGGGATTGCAGTGGAGAAATTTGACAGTATGAAGAAATGGAGCATCAATACTTATAAGGTAGAGGGCATAAATATGGTCATGAGCCAACATTATTCCCTGTAGTATACTTGGGAAACCCATCAGATGCCacaacaggcaaaaaaaaaaaaaaaaaaaatctttctgtcAGGTATGCAAACATACTTTTGCACCTCAGCTTTacgaaaccataaatatatttcaccaaaatgatatagaaatggttttaatttacttttgaaTATTGACTAggctatcttcctgcaaagatcatgttgtgtaaggagtCCATTTCACAAATACGGTGTTCAGGaaagtcagtctgcctaaagatggcTAAAACCTTGCTACCTAAATGTGACTTCCTCATACAAAACCTAAAGAAATTGGCTCATACAGTAAATGCTCTGAAATTTGAAACTATATAAGGAAAAAGACATATGATTGAGAGAAATGTGAAAAGAAGGAGAAATGTTTCTTGGAAATTTTGTGTAATATCAGTAGTATAGTCTTAGTATAATATTAGTGCATCTGTACATTTGTCCTACAGTTGATTCTAGCACTGTTTACGAGTCTTATGTGAATAACTGATTTATTAATGCATCATTTAgaggatttttaaataaagactttGGTTTTTGGTGAAAAATATGTAGAATGTTGTCCTTCTGTGGAACAGTGAATAACTTGTAATTAAACATAAGAAACTTTTGTTAATGGTCTTAAGTAATAAAAGACTTGAAAAGACACTAAAGCTCCAATGGGCTTCACAGAGCAGCAGGGAAATGTACAGTACaaacaatgtaaataatatgGAAATGACAGTTTGGTTAGTAAAGCTGCTGCATGATTCACATGATCTCTTGAATCACTGTGCAAGCGTAtcagcatttctctctctctctccttctaaTTCTTCTCTCCTCCAGTGCACGAAGCAGATGTTTTCGGAGCGGTTTGGTCGCGGCTCAAGGACCGTGGACCTGGAGCTCGAGGCTCAGATCGACGTGCTGCGTGAAACCAAGCAGAAATACGAGCACATCCTGAGACTGGCACAGGCACTCACCACTCACTTCTACAATGTAGTGCAGACGCAGCAGGCGCTGGGAGACACGTTCGCTGATCTGAGCCAGAAATCTCCAGAACTGCAGGTAACCTCAACACAATGTGCTGTTGTCTAGTAGGAGATATAATCTTGGAGAGATTGTCCTATATTATACTGATGAAGAGAAGCGATAAAGCCTCTTCAAATTACTTATGAAACACCTTGAAGCTTTAAGCCTAGTCACCTCGATTCACTAGTACTAGACAATTTTGATTATTGATTAAGTATTGCATGGTTACAGATAAACTCATAGTCTCTTTTTGTAGTTATGATGATTTATGCACGTATGATGACTTCATGATGAAGCTTAAATTTGTGATTGGTTTGTTTACAGCAGGTAGGTGTTGGCCTGTGAGCCACAATATGCAGTAAAAGATATCCATAATACAATAATCCCCATTTTTAAGCAAAATGGGCGGGGCTAATCTTGGGTGACACTTGAATATGATTTACCCTCACCAATCAGAAGGCCGgtgtgatggatggatggatagatggatagctagatagatagatagatagatagatagagtactttattgatccatGAAGGAAATAGTTTAAATAGGTAAAACTGAGCTGAGAAATGTTCACTTcttattttttggaaaatctaGGTGTAACTGGAAAAGACTGATCTGGTTCACTTGTACCACACAATTTATATTTGTTCATTGCATCACTAAATAAGTGCACttgtctttaataaaatacttaTTGTTGTTGTCATCATTACTGTCTGAGCATGGATGATGAAGTCCTTAAATACAAAGATTGAGGAATTTGATGGaacacttgtttatttatttatttttttttgtatgagtTTAATTACCACTAGTGCGTagactgtaataaaatgtttaaaaaaaaagttttaaaaaaacttctttAAAAGTATTCAAAAACTGTTGGCAGTATGTAAGTGTGTACAGTTATGTTTATTTCTTCATGAATAGTGTAGCAGGCAATCAAGTGCACTTGTTTGAATAATAGAATGCACCAGACAGTTctttgtcactggggtggtacctttatgtgtttgtatgtttaatatgaactgtatttactgtattatatCTTAAACTAACTATGGATACAGGAGTGCTCCTATAAATTGCTCAATTATTAGTGAttaaattgaaattattttaaactgtaCACTATATTTACAATTCCAGgtgaaacattacaaaatgaagaaaaaggttACAAAATATGTAACCTTAAGGGTGCCACCCAAATGACAGGGAAagatacttttttttgtaaatcacctGGTTCTGTACACTGTATATTCCTATTTTGTTTTACACTTTGCTAGATGTTTAACATGACATTCATGTATGGAAtcatatgaattttaaaaaatattttgcaccttaATCTTTGGTTACTCAGTTattgaatatactgtacataaaagCCACAGAGGACCACAGATGTgtaattattaaatacattacaaCGTTCCTCAGGACGAGTTTGGCTACAACGCAGAGACACAAAAGCTGCTGTGTAAGAACGGAGAGACGCTACTGGGAGCAATTAACTTCTTCGTGTCGAGCATCAACACACTGGTCAACAAAACCATGGAGGACACACTAATGACCATCAAGATGTATGAGAACGCAAGGTACAATGGCTTGAATCTAAATGCTCTGGAAAACACAAAGCGATGATAGTGTCTCTTGGTTTATGAAAGgtttatgaatattcattttaCACGATTAACCCTTGTGTATAAGGCTGGAATTCATTATTActaaaatgtgattattttgttCCCTGGTATTTTTTTCTCTAGCAcagaatacatttaaataaataaatattttgtagaaTGATTTTGATCTTTTGCCTATTAAACAGCATTCAGGAGACCCCAATTATTATAGACTAGTTAAGTTTTTGTCCATTTCAAGTTGCCTGTTTTCTTAGTTGAAGCCTTTGCTCCAAGCCTGATATTAATCTGTCTGTCAGGCTTGGAAAAATATCTGTCTGTAAAACAATCCTTATAAAAAAGTCATTATGTAGCAATGTTTAAGCAACTGAAAATACACTTtctgttaaaataaatctttgtgATACTAAAGATCTGAAGGGACTAAAATCCACTATAGTGTTCTCTCATTTAACTGCCTACTACTTAAATGCTGAATGCTCTAGAAAACATGAAGCAGTGAATGTGTCACCTCTTAAATGAGTTGAATATTGATTTGATCAATTTTTCCAATTTTAGGACTGTTTTAAATGCAGCTCTTGTATTAATCTAAATGcgtaaagatgtgtgtgtgtgtgtgtgtgtttaggttgGAGTATGATGCCTATAGGACAGACCTGGAAGAGCTGAGTGCTGGCCCGCGTGATGCCGCTGCTATGGTGCGTATCGAACTCGCCCAGCAGGAGTACCAGATCCACAGAGACAAGTACGAGCGCCTACGGAGTGACGTCACCATCAAGCTCAAATTCCTGGAGGAGAATAAGGTACGTTTCCTTTAACGACTGCTGTAAGTCAAGACAGACTTGTATATAATCACCACTCATCTGACGAACGTCAGGATTAAACCACAAGTCCAGTTTCCTTGACTTGTACCATCTATATTCTGTGTTTAGTAAATTTTCAAAACAGtgcatatgtaaaaaaaaaaaaaaaaaacactatgcaTATGTAACTTAACTTTATGTTGCTGTTGGCTGTAcattaggaataaaaaaactgGGGGGGTGTGTtattatagggaaataatcaatgatgcaaAATGGAGTTAGTATTACAGTACTACCCTGCAGCACgtcccaaagtattttattcctcttactctacagcaatttggcaacaattacaatgttttgaaGTTAAGCATTATGTTGTActtatgttttaatgttattgaacATCTTTTTTAAACAGATCACAAAGCATGATTTTCACTTTATTGTCCTTGTGAATATAGTCTAAGTTACAAAAGTAATATAACTAGTGAGACTGTTTATTAGACAGTGACCCTATTTTGACCCTTGTGATCTGCAGGTGAAGGTGATGCACAAGcagctcctcctcttccacAATGCCATCTCGGCCTACTTCGCTGGCAACCAGCAGCAGCTTGAACAGACTCTCAGGCAATTCAACGTGAAGTTGAAGCGGCCTGGCTCGGACAGACCGTCATGGCTGGAGGAACAGTAATAAACCATAAGACACGGTTAATCTCAGCCTCTAGAGACTCAGACAGGCTGGAGGATGGAGTGATGAATGGATGTGCTGGCAGATGTTGTGTGTCTGAATGGATGAGGGGATTTAATCATGTGATCATGCCATGAAGGATGTAGTTTATTTAAAGGCAGATTTTATTATGATGAATGAGGAAGGACAGATGCCTCCCATGCCTTTTGTCTTTgtattgaatttattttgtcATGCAAAGTAAAGTGGAACAAGTTATAATCGCATTTTGTTCATATGTATGGCAGACCTTCGAGAGCAGTTactttaattacttttattgtAGAGTGGGCCGTATTCTGAGTTGTATCCTCAGAAATGAGAAATTAATACTGATGTTGTGCACATCTGTATTCAGACAACACATGCAACTACAGACTTAAGCGATATTCAGACGTTATTAACGTCAATATTGAGTTAAAGCTCATTTTtaagcccatttttcttgcatgatatcGGCTCAGACAAGAAACAGTATTAAGTCTGGctccactgtctgacagtttgccataaatataatatgtcacactgaaatttatgttttgggcTTTAATTACACTAAAAAAACATGGTGGAATGTTATTTGAggtcaattttttaaatatataacactattaattaattacacgTATTATCCATTTAAAGCCAATTAACCTTCAACACaggatatgaaaaaaaaaaaaagtaaaatagcaggaggtgctggatcaagtgctattttagaAGTTTCTGAATAATGagagtggaagccatattgttaaaccaaatttgcggtgattaatgtgataattacagatcagcatcaacatcaacattttgGTCTCAGATGTATAGATTTTTGAGATGCATATCATCTTCTCAACCATAATGTATTAgtccttcttttatttttcatagtaaattgtctcttgcttttatgttgcaTTGTATTTAATTTGGCAACAAAAAACTCCcactatttccttcttcagtcagcattttctatccctgatttttttcttttttgtgtttatgtttaaaagcAGTGTTCTAgacgcttctactcaagaaaagtCTGGAAACTACACACAGATGATCGGCAAAATCCATATGGAGaacccagaaaatcaacttaagtaCCTGCATATACAAAGTCTGAATACATGCAAATTCCTAGAGTcgtcaactctgaatacggcccagTGACGGGAAATCGTGTGTATGTGCACAGGACTATTCTCTGGTACGGTGCATTGGAATTGAGGCATGCTGTGGATAACTGTTTACAGTACATGTTCTAAAAAGGTTAATTAATGTATATTCTTGTGTAAATTACAGTGTAAAGTCCCACATATCAAATTAAACACAGTTTGAAAGGAGGGCCTCATGTCATAAGTTTCCTGATcattcattgtttcatttcattatgtCATTCTGATGGCTACACTGGGTTAggagttgagtgcaaaagtttgcatcccccatggTTTTTGCATGGGAAAGAGGGAGAATATACCACTGTATTGCAGTTTACGTACTGTATAAATTCCAAGCGAGTTCCAAGCGTTAAATATGAAATGTGAATGTATCCTGCATCAAGACATTAATCCAAAACAAAGAGCAAAATCAACTGAAAATGGcacacattaaaatacattggCATACATTATAATTCTgttgtctttattttgttttaagggTATACATACTTTTTCGCTCAACTGTAAATCCTCCAGTGTAAACGGTATTACTGATTCTAAATGGTACATTTTTCATCCCATTAATGGTGAGCTAATTTCTGTAAGCCAAaacaggtcaaaggtcagtggCACCTATTGTTCACAATTGGCCTGCTGACCTTTGACATGCTATACTGAGATTAAAAGAAGGGGTTTGGTTAGGTGTTGTAACCAAAATGACTCCAACACATGGCTCTTGTAACAAAGAGCAAGGTAATTAgcatagttagctagttaactaaCTAATGGTAGCTTGCAAGTTAATAAACTCCTTATCGGGTTGTATTACATTAGGTAAGTagatttaacaaacacaaaaatgactGTTAATCAAAATCAGGATAATCACTGATTTTTACACTTGAAATAATAACCATATACTGGATATCACaataatatattgtgtatattgcaTTATATAGTTCACAGCATAATTCATCACTTACAGATTGTTGTAGAACccttacaatgtttttttttttttttaatgaaatgctCAACCAGCAGATGTCAGCAATTTGACAGCTGACATGCTCTCAGTGATTATGGTGTGTCTTGATTAATATCATTGTTCTTAATGTGTAACATCCatgttttgaaagaaaaattgCCCTTGTTTTACACATAATTAACCAAAAAAGGATATTATTGGCATAAGGCATTTACCTAGGTAGCAAAGTGACATTAGGCCGACATCAGCCACTCCATTGGGCCAACACCAGCCACTCCACTGGGCCAACATCAGCAACTCCACTGGGCCGACATCAGCCACTCCACTGGGTCAACATAAGTGACTCCACTGGGCCAACGTCAGCCACTCCACTGGGCCAACATCAGCCACTCCACTGGGCCAACATCAGTGACTCCACTGGGCCAACTTCAGCCACTCCACTGGGCCAACATCAGTGACTCCACTGGGCCAACGTCAGCCACTCCACTGGGCCAACACCAGCCACTCCACTGGGTCGACATCAGCCACGCTATTGGGCCAACATCAGCCACTCCAATGGGCCGACATCAGCCTCTCCACTGGGTCAACATAAGTGACTCCACTGGGCCAACGTCAGCCACTCCACTGGGCCAACATCAGCCACTCCACTGGGCCAACGTCAGCCACTCCACTGGGCCAACGTCAGCCTCTCCACTGGGCCGACATCAGCCACTCCACTGGGCCAACTTCAGCCACTCCACTGGGTCGACATCAGCCACGCTATTGGGCC carries:
- the arfip2a gene encoding arfaptin-2a isoform X1 encodes the protein MINLEPGSRSTMTDSIMSKAATMEIPINSNGDTRTSEDDSLEQIHWSLERKDLQQVMVSGPNLNETSIVSGGYGGSAEGIIPTGSIKGPAILFNEEYFERRCGNAPMPALRSKSRDFPPSHSAAGRISCQPDHYPAPSMHHSHSNPSMTSEEATRGIAVEKFDSMKKWSINTYKCTKQMFSERFGRGSRTVDLELEAQIDVLRETKQKYEHILRLAQALTTHFYNVVQTQQALGDTFADLSQKSPELQDEFGYNAETQKLLCKNGETLLGAINFFVSSINTLVNKTMEDTLMTIKMYENARLEYDAYRTDLEELSAGPRDAAAMVRIELAQQEYQIHRDKYERLRSDVTIKLKFLEENKVKVMHKQLLLFHNAISAYFAGNQQQLEQTLRQFNVKLKRPGSDRPSWLEEQ
- the arfip2a gene encoding arfaptin-2a isoform X2, with product MINLEPGSRSTMTDSIMSKAATMEIPINSNGDTRTSEDDSLEQDLQQVMVSGPNLNETSIVSGGYGGSAEGIIPTGSIKGPAILFNEEYFERRCGNAPMPALRSKSRDFPPSHSAAGRISCQPDHYPAPSMHHSHSNPSMTSEEATRGIAVEKFDSMKKWSINTYKCTKQMFSERFGRGSRTVDLELEAQIDVLRETKQKYEHILRLAQALTTHFYNVVQTQQALGDTFADLSQKSPELQDEFGYNAETQKLLCKNGETLLGAINFFVSSINTLVNKTMEDTLMTIKMYENARLEYDAYRTDLEELSAGPRDAAAMVRIELAQQEYQIHRDKYERLRSDVTIKLKFLEENKVKVMHKQLLLFHNAISAYFAGNQQQLEQTLRQFNVKLKRPGSDRPSWLEEQ
- the arfip2a gene encoding arfaptin-2a isoform X3, which gives rise to MINLEPGSRSTMTDSIMSKAATMEIPINSNGDTRTSEDDSLEQIHWSLERKDLQQVMVSGPNLNETSIVSGGYGGSAEGIIPTGSIKALRSKSRDFPPSHSAAGRISCQPDHYPAPSMHHSHSNPSMTSEEATRGIAVEKFDSMKKWSINTYKCTKQMFSERFGRGSRTVDLELEAQIDVLRETKQKYEHILRLAQALTTHFYNVVQTQQALGDTFADLSQKSPELQDEFGYNAETQKLLCKNGETLLGAINFFVSSINTLVNKTMEDTLMTIKMYENARLEYDAYRTDLEELSAGPRDAAAMVRIELAQQEYQIHRDKYERLRSDVTIKLKFLEENKVKVMHKQLLLFHNAISAYFAGNQQQLEQTLRQFNVKLKRPGSDRPSWLEEQ
- the arfip2a gene encoding arfaptin-2a isoform X5; its protein translation is MINLEPGSRSTMTDSIMSKAATMEIPINSNGDTRTSEDDSLEQIHWSLERKDLQQVMVSGPNLNETSIVSGGYGGSAEGIIPTGSIKAPSMHHSHSNPSMTSEEATRGIAVEKFDSMKKWSINTYKCTKQMFSERFGRGSRTVDLELEAQIDVLRETKQKYEHILRLAQALTTHFYNVVQTQQALGDTFADLSQKSPELQDEFGYNAETQKLLCKNGETLLGAINFFVSSINTLVNKTMEDTLMTIKMYENARLEYDAYRTDLEELSAGPRDAAAMVRIELAQQEYQIHRDKYERLRSDVTIKLKFLEENKVKVMHKQLLLFHNAISAYFAGNQQQLEQTLRQFNVKLKRPGSDRPSWLEEQ
- the arfip2a gene encoding arfaptin-2a isoform X4, which codes for MINLEPGSRSTMTDSIMSKAATMEIPINSNGDTRTSEDDSLEQDLQQVMVSGPNLNETSIVSGGYGGSAEGIIPTGSIKALRSKSRDFPPSHSAAGRISCQPDHYPAPSMHHSHSNPSMTSEEATRGIAVEKFDSMKKWSINTYKCTKQMFSERFGRGSRTVDLELEAQIDVLRETKQKYEHILRLAQALTTHFYNVVQTQQALGDTFADLSQKSPELQDEFGYNAETQKLLCKNGETLLGAINFFVSSINTLVNKTMEDTLMTIKMYENARLEYDAYRTDLEELSAGPRDAAAMVRIELAQQEYQIHRDKYERLRSDVTIKLKFLEENKVKVMHKQLLLFHNAISAYFAGNQQQLEQTLRQFNVKLKRPGSDRPSWLEEQ